In Methanomicrobium antiquum, one DNA window encodes the following:
- a CDS encoding 60S ribosomal export protein NMD3 yields MDIKQNICPKCGGPSEAGLCNICKAKELSWVTYDKRVQCIHCPTCGSLKQQNTWTDCHLEREKLIEEIALNAIHIHEDVCAISIVFRSYDPSPNRTSVNVNIQGKLYGVLVEEDCRILILWSKEQCDRCSRYSGGYYAGTIQLRADGRKPDEFEKDRALAIAHRHEEEVQEMGERLSFITEVQENKDGVDIIISSHNLGEAISKSITKELGGKITRHPKLAGEKDGKTIYRMTYLVRLPRYQKGDVFEEKDRYYEIRGIDSNLIKYFDLQDAGIKNTKDEPKGRFIGNVRDSESAFISYITGDTAGILDPKTYETKECIIYPWIEAVEGESVRFLRDNEKERIVFIG; encoded by the coding sequence ATGGATATAAAACAAAATATTTGTCCAAAATGCGGCGGTCCAAGCGAGGCGGGCCTTTGCAACATCTGCAAAGCAAAGGAGCTCTCCTGGGTAACATATGATAAACGTGTCCAGTGTATTCACTGCCCGACATGTGGATCATTAAAACAACAAAACACGTGGACTGACTGTCATCTTGAGAGAGAAAAATTAATTGAAGAGATTGCTTTAAACGCAATTCATATTCACGAAGATGTATGTGCTATAAGTATAGTCTTTCGTTCATATGATCCAAGTCCGAACAGAACATCAGTTAACGTAAATATTCAGGGAAAGCTCTATGGAGTTTTGGTTGAAGAGGACTGCAGAATACTTATTCTCTGGTCAAAAGAGCAGTGCGACAGATGCAGCCGCTATTCAGGCGGATATTATGCCGGAACAATTCAGCTAAGAGCAGATGGGCGAAAACCTGATGAGTTTGAAAAGGACAGGGCACTTGCTATTGCCCACCGGCATGAGGAGGAGGTCCAGGAGATGGGTGAGCGGCTTTCATTCATAACTGAAGTCCAGGAGAACAAGGATGGGGTGGATATTATCATCTCAAGTCATAATCTGGGCGAGGCTATCTCCAAAAGCATAACAAAAGAGCTTGGTGGGAAAATTACAAGACATCCAAAGCTTGCCGGTGAAAAAGACGGAAAGACAATTTACCGTATGACATATCTTGTGCGACTGCCAAGATACCAGAAAGGTGATGTTTTTGAAGAAAAAGACCGATATTATGAGATAAGAGGCATTGATTCAAATCTTATCAAATATTTTGACCTGCAGGATGCAGGCATCAAGAATACAAAGGATGAGCCTAAAGGAAGGTTTATTGGGAATGTAAGGGATTCTGAATCAGCATTTATAAGTTACATAACTGGAGATACGGCAGGTATTCTTGATCCTAAAACATACGAAACAAAAGAGTGTATCATATATCCCTGGATTGAGGCTGTAGAAGGCGAAAGTGTCCGTTTTTTGAGGGATAATGAAAAAGAAAGAATTGTCTTTATAGGATAA
- a CDS encoding replication factor C small subunit, producing MDGNNTIWIEKYRPRTLDDVVGQTGIVERLKNYVAAKSLPHLLFTGTAGIGKTTSAVALAREFFGDDWQVNFRELNASDERGIDVVRNQIKQFARTAPMGDATFKILFLDEADALTNDAQSALRRTMENYAQTCRFILSCNYSSKIIDPIQSRCAIYRFKPLDREAITEEISRICKNEGLTISDDAMSAIIYIAQGDMRKAINALQGAAIIKSEISEDMIYEITSTARPDEILELLQIILDCDFEASENRLSELTIKRGIAPNELINQLYRTLVYDKTINRKLKVELINNLGETDFRISEGANQNIQMEALLARCIMSAEKYKNTV from the coding sequence ATGGACGGAAACAATACAATATGGATAGAAAAGTACAGGCCGAGGACGCTTGACGATGTTGTCGGTCAAACAGGCATTGTAGAACGCCTTAAAAATTATGTGGCCGCAAAAAGTCTGCCGCATCTTCTTTTTACCGGAACTGCAGGAATTGGAAAGACGACCTCTGCGGTTGCGCTTGCAAGGGAATTTTTTGGAGATGACTGGCAGGTTAATTTCAGGGAATTAAATGCATCTGATGAAAGAGGAATTGATGTTGTCAGAAACCAGATAAAGCAGTTTGCGCGCACTGCACCAATGGGAGATGCAACGTTTAAGATTCTCTTTTTGGATGAGGCTGATGCTTTAACAAACGATGCACAATCAGCTCTTAGGCGCACAATGGAAAACTACGCACAGACATGCAGATTCATTTTATCCTGCAACTACTCATCAAAAATAATTGATCCTATTCAGAGCAGATGTGCAATATACAGGTTTAAGCCTCTGGATCGTGAGGCAATAACAGAAGAAATAAGCCGAATCTGTAAAAATGAAGGCCTTACAATATCAGATGATGCAATGAGTGCTATAATATATATTGCCCAGGGTGATATGAGAAAGGCAATAAACGCACTTCAGGGTGCGGCAATCATAAAAAGTGAGATATCAGAGGATATGATCTATGAGATTACATCCACTGCAAGACCTGATGAAATACTTGAGCTTTTACAGATAATTCTTGACTGCGATTTTGAAGCTTCTGAAAATCGGCTTTCGGAATTGACAATAAAGCGGGGAATTGCCCCAAATGAACTTATAAATCAGCTTTACAGAACGCTTGTCTATGATAAAACAATTAATAGAAAGCTAAAAGTTGAACTCATAAATAATCTTGGAGAAACTGACTTTAGAATCAGCGAAGGTGCAAACCAGAATATTCAGATGGAGGCACTTTTGGCCCGCTGTATTATGAGCGCTGAAAAATACAAAAATACGGTATAA
- a CDS encoding TatD family hydrolase — protein MILKDLFVTDDHIHINPVSGRGAKAVKDFMNAGGTHMFCVTLPSWSFGIVPLKGSDFREVFDINLRASEIAYETGVRAFPIMGVHPAELTKLCELMPLFRAEEILKEGLTIASEYVKSNKAVALKSGRPHYPVSDEIRDASNRILKHALSLSKDLDCALQIHAESGPCTDIYELAKDMNINPSRVVKHFATPDTPLMPSLIAKHEDIPKLAKMKREFTMESDYMDDLSRPGSVIGPKSVPRFTRRMLESEEITIEDAFRIHKDTPEKVYGVEID, from the coding sequence ATGATTTTAAAAGACCTTTTTGTAACCGATGATCATATTCACATAAATCCTGTCAGTGGACGGGGAGCAAAAGCCGTAAAAGACTTTATGAATGCAGGAGGAACTCATATGTTCTGCGTTACCCTTCCGTCATGGTCTTTTGGAATTGTTCCTTTGAAAGGTAGTGATTTTAGAGAAGTTTTTGACATAAATCTCAGGGCATCAGAGATTGCATACGAAACCGGAGTGCGTGCATTTCCAATAATGGGTGTTCATCCGGCAGAGCTTACAAAACTTTGTGAATTAATGCCTCTTTTTCGTGCTGAAGAGATATTAAAAGAAGGACTTACTATTGCTTCTGAATATGTAAAATCAAATAAAGCGGTGGCACTAAAGAGCGGAAGGCCACATTATCCTGTTTCTGATGAGATCCGGGATGCATCAAACCGGATTTTAAAGCATGCACTTTCTCTTTCAAAAGACCTTGACTGCGCACTTCAGATTCACGCTGAATCAGGCCCGTGCACAGATATTTATGAATTGGCAAAGGATATGAACATAAATCCATCAAGGGTTGTAAAGCATTTCGCAACGCCTGACACTCCTCTTATGCCATCTTTGATTGCAAAGCACGAGGATATACCAAAGCTTGCAAAAATGAAGCGTGAATTTACAATGGAGAGCGATTATATGGACGATCTCTCCCGTCCCGGTTCTGTAATCGGTCCAAAATCTGTTCCAAGATTTACAAGAAGAATGCTTGAATCAGAAGAAATTACTATAGAAGATGCATTCAGAATCCACAAAGATACTCCTGAGAAGGTTTATGGCGTTGAAATAGACTAA
- a CDS encoding metallophosphoesterase: MIPEFLPEGPALVIENKSRILIAADTHFGAETQLAKNGLHIKSSSEDRLKRLLMCIDKSGCDQLLLLGDVKHSIPLTSKQEYFEMPKIFKEIRKKIPFQILPGNHDAGIDRFLKEDELLPKDGCVIDGTGYLHGHTYPAKELLGRLIVTGHVHPVICLYDDVGCSLKSQPAYVLTKIDKDSFKMKNSSDVSGTRVLFVPAFFELAGGIDVRELKKSGMGPLSKGIDEDQAEVFLSDGTYINSLSSLMNDECNRTFR; this comes from the coding sequence ATGATACCTGAATTTCTGCCTGAGGGTCCTGCACTTGTTATCGAAAATAAATCACGCATATTAATAGCGGCAGACACTCATTTCGGCGCTGAAACACAGCTTGCAAAAAACGGCCTTCATATAAAAAGCAGTAGCGAAGATAGATTAAAAAGACTTCTTATGTGTATTGATAAATCCGGATGCGACCAGCTATTGCTTCTTGGTGATGTTAAGCATTCAATTCCCCTGACATCAAAGCAGGAATATTTTGAGATGCCAAAGATCTTTAAAGAAATCCGAAAAAAAATTCCATTTCAGATTCTTCCCGGAAATCATGACGCAGGAATTGACAGATTTTTGAAAGAAGATGAACTCCTGCCAAAGGATGGCTGTGTTATTGACGGAACAGGATACCTTCACGGCCATACTTATCCGGCAAAAGAGCTTCTTGGAAGACTGATTGTAACAGGACATGTCCACCCGGTAATATGTCTTTATGATGATGTCGGATGTTCACTTAAATCCCAGCCTGCCTATGTATTAACAAAAATTGATAAAGACTCCTTTAAAATGAAAAATTCATCAGATGTTTCCGGTACACGTGTTTTGTTTGTACCGGCATTTTTTGAACTTGCCGGCGGAATTGATGTAAGAGAGCTTAAAAAAAGCGGCATGGGGCCGCTTTCAAAAGGAATAGATGAAGACCAGGCCGAGGTTTTCTTAAGTGACGGAACATACATAAACAGCCTTTCCAGTCTGATGAATGATGAGTGCAATAGAACTTTTAGATAA
- a CDS encoding DUF424 domain-containing protein, translated as MYLKIYRIDGIEKIVAACDQELINKTISEGDIEITVSDKFYGTDIATEDELIGALNRVNNANLVGKRVISIASKCGAISEENCLYINGIPHIQIL; from the coding sequence ATGTACCTTAAGATTTACAGGATAGACGGGATAGAAAAAATTGTTGCTGCCTGTGATCAGGAACTTATCAATAAAACAATAAGCGAAGGCGATATTGAAATAACAGTCTCTGATAAATTCTATGGCACAGATATAGCAACCGAAGATGAGCTGATAGGTGCCTTAAACAGAGTAAACAACGCCAACCTCGTTGGTAAACGTGTTATTTCAATTGCGTCAAAATGTGGCGCGATATCAGAAGAGAACTGTTTGTACATAAATGGAATTCCCCATATACAGATTCTGTAA
- a CDS encoding dihydroneopterin aldolase family protein, translating into MDSKAQAVFEAGIKLGALYHQFVGTPISPKTAPLVEKTIKEAVSLQPYVKEITVLINTDLMVLNSFGYSELSGKMFDVKITTQVEDSVCVAGLKLENEYPMMKILELR; encoded by the coding sequence ATGGATAGCAAGGCACAGGCAGTATTTGAGGCAGGAATAAAACTGGGCGCACTTTATCACCAGTTTGTTGGAACACCAATATCTCCCAAAACTGCACCTTTGGTAGAAAAGACAATAAAAGAAGCTGTAAGCCTCCAGCCTTATGTTAAAGAGATTACGGTTTTAATAAATACAGATTTGATGGTTTTGAATTCTTTTGGATATAGTGAGCTTTCCGGAAAGATGTTTGATGTTAAAATAACAACTCAGGTTGAAGATTCGGTCTGTGTTGCAGGTTTAAAACTTGAAAATGAATATCCTATGATGAAGATTCTGGAACTCAGATGA
- a CDS encoding minichromosome maintenance protein MCM, whose product MDEIPQFPENSEPEATVTDKAADWSKFLKKHYKAELGEIAREFPYNRSLVIDYQKLEKWGKRGLLLADELLKNPGKVLSDVKDAIKQNNLIFTKDEEEKADDVNVRFIRLPKKIDVRDIRAHHINTFLSVEGIIRKTTEVRPRLTYAIFRCLNCGTLTPPYSQGFGKFQEPYRNCAQCERQTKMELVPQLSKFVDVQKLRIQESPEGLRGGEQPETLDVDLQDDLVATASPGDRVVINGILRSIQRVSQGSKSSLFDIYLEANSLEVGEKEFEEVAISDEDEQSIVELSRDPELYRKFSHSIAPSIYGNDEVKEAISLILFGGIVKSLPDGSHLRGDIHMLLVGDPGIAKSQMLRYVIKLSPRGIYTSGKSSTSAGLTATAVKDEFGDGRWTLEAGALVLADMGIAAVDEMDKMTRDDRSSLHEAMEQQTISIAKAGITATLRSRCALLGAANPKMGRFDEYAPIAEQINMPPSLLSRFDLIFVMRDKPNSVLDRAIGEHILKAHEVGEIIEHNKKNPMEEVDDDFIQEKLAPVLPEIDPLLFRKYIAYSKRNCFPLLRKEAKEKLIAYYLSLRDMASDNSKPVPVTARQLEALVRLAEASARIRLSDEIDESDAERVIRIVDRCLRDVAYDPETGSFDIDKLVTGIPKQRRDIIREIKEAVKSRADDNGYAQIDDVIQVLIQKGHERDDIRKRIDDLLRNGEAMEPRHGLIKLI is encoded by the coding sequence ATGGATGAAATTCCGCAATTTCCAGAAAATTCCGAACCTGAGGCAACCGTTACTGATAAGGCTGCCGACTGGAGCAAATTCTTAAAAAAGCACTACAAAGCTGAACTGGGGGAGATTGCAAGAGAGTTTCCATACAACAGATCACTGGTTATTGATTACCAGAAACTTGAGAAATGGGGCAAAAGAGGTCTTTTGCTCGCAGATGAGCTTTTGAAAAATCCCGGCAAAGTTTTATCTGACGTAAAGGATGCAATAAAGCAGAATAATCTCATTTTTACAAAGGATGAGGAAGAAAAGGCAGATGATGTAAATGTCCGCTTTATAAGGCTTCCAAAAAAAATTGACGTTCGTGACATAAGAGCGCATCACATAAACACTTTCCTCTCAGTCGAAGGAATTATCAGAAAGACGACTGAGGTTCGTCCGCGTCTTACCTATGCAATTTTCAGATGTTTAAACTGCGGCACTTTAACACCTCCTTATTCTCAGGGTTTTGGCAAATTTCAGGAGCCTTACAGAAACTGTGCACAGTGTGAGCGTCAGACCAAAATGGAGCTTGTTCCACAGCTTTCAAAGTTCGTTGACGTTCAAAAACTAAGGATTCAGGAGTCTCCGGAAGGTCTAAGGGGCGGCGAACAGCCTGAAACACTGGATGTTGATTTGCAAGACGATCTTGTGGCAACAGCATCGCCTGGTGACCGCGTTGTAATAAATGGAATTTTACGTTCAATTCAAAGGGTTTCCCAGGGCAGCAAAAGCTCTCTTTTTGATATTTATCTTGAGGCCAACTCATTAGAGGTTGGTGAAAAAGAGTTTGAGGAGGTTGCAATCTCAGATGAGGATGAGCAGAGTATTGTTGAGCTAAGTCGTGATCCTGAACTTTACAGGAAGTTCTCACACTCAATCGCACCTTCTATCTATGGAAACGATGAGGTAAAAGAAGCAATCTCCTTAATTTTGTTTGGAGGAATTGTAAAGTCCCTGCCTGACGGAAGTCATCTAAGAGGCGATATTCATATGCTCCTTGTCGGAGACCCCGGTATTGCAAAGTCGCAGATGCTAAGGTATGTCATAAAACTCTCTCCAAGAGGAATTTACACAAGCGGCAAGTCATCAACATCTGCCGGTCTTACAGCAACGGCTGTAAAAGATGAATTTGGTGACGGACGCTGGACACTTGAGGCAGGTGCTCTTGTTCTTGCAGACATGGGTATTGCGGCTGTTGATGAGATGGACAAGATGACAAGGGATGACCGGAGTTCACTGCATGAGGCAATGGAACAGCAGACAATTTCCATTGCAAAGGCAGGAATTACCGCCACTCTTAGGTCGCGCTGTGCACTTTTGGGAGCGGCAAACCCTAAAATGGGAAGGTTTGATGAGTATGCCCCTATAGCTGAACAGATTAATATGCCGCCTTCTCTTCTGTCGCGTTTTGATCTTATCTTTGTTATGAGAGATAAACCAAACAGCGTTCTTGACAGGGCAATTGGTGAACATATTTTAAAGGCTCATGAAGTGGGAGAAATTATTGAGCACAACAAGAAAAATCCGATGGAAGAGGTTGATGACGACTTTATCCAGGAGAAGTTAGCCCCTGTTCTTCCGGAAATTGATCCACTGCTGTTTAGAAAATATATTGCATATTCAAAGAGGAACTGCTTCCCGCTTCTAAGAAAGGAAGCCAAAGAGAAACTCATTGCGTATTACTTAAGTTTAAGAGACATGGCGTCTGATAACAGTAAGCCCGTTCCTGTAACTGCAAGACAGCTTGAAGCGCTTGTGAGACTTGCGGAAGCCAGTGCAAGAATCCGCCTTTCAGATGAGATTGATGAGTCTGATGCCGAGAGGGTCATACGCATTGTTGACAGATGTCTTCGCGATGTTGCATACGATCCTGAGACCGGCAGTTTTGATATTGACAAACTGGTAACCGGCATTCCAAAGCAGAGGCGTGACATCATCCGTGAGATAAAAGAGGCTGTTAAATCCCGTGCCGATGATAACGGCTATGCCCAGATTGACGATGTAATTCAGGTATTAATCCAGAAAGGGCATGAAAGAGATGATATCAGAAAGAGAATTGACGATCTGTTAAGAAACGGTGAGGCAATGGAACCGCGTCACGGTTTAATCAAGCTCATCTGA
- a CDS encoding TATA-box-binding protein produces the protein MDGKKYESLKIENIVASGQIADSINLEEVSRQIPNCELNKKRFPGAVFRVEDPKVASLIFSSGKIVLTGIRRKEDLKTGLDIIINSLKKINVKTFEKNDVSITNIVCSYDMKKPVNLNRIVVTLDLENIEYEPEQFPGLVYRIDDPKIVALIFSSGKIILTGGKNLDDVKGGLDVLEQKLESIM, from the coding sequence ATGGATGGGAAAAAATACGAATCCTTAAAAATTGAGAATATTGTAGCTTCTGGTCAGATTGCAGATTCAATAAATTTAGAAGAAGTATCTCGTCAGATTCCAAATTGTGAATTAAATAAAAAACGTTTCCCGGGAGCTGTCTTCAGAGTTGAAGACCCTAAAGTTGCATCTCTTATATTTTCGTCAGGAAAAATAGTGCTTACCGGCATCCGAAGAAAAGAAGACTTAAAAACCGGTCTTGATATTATAATAAATTCGCTTAAAAAAATCAATGTAAAAACATTTGAGAAAAATGATGTTTCGATAACAAACATAGTTTGCTCGTATGATATGAAAAAACCGGTTAATTTAAACAGGATTGTCGTAACTTTGGATCTTGAAAATATCGAGTACGAACCGGAACAGTTTCCGGGACTTGTTTACAGAATAGATGATCCAAAAATTGTGGCACTGATTTTTTCATCAGGAAAAATAATTCTTACAGGAGGAAAAAATCTTGATGATGTCAAAGGCGGACTTGATGTCCTGGAACAAAAGCTTGAATCAATAATGTAA
- a CDS encoding class I SAM-dependent methyltransferase gives MRTRVMPKECLKSVTKEDWVDINRRPYVKGDTAWIPVKDGFFFDCILDKKKGYLGRGYHMAGDIAIFHGDVPDKKDLDELIRWENPSCILHIHSYEGVRRIPKINVLYGKPKEICLKENGCFFIFDPSKVMFAMGNREEKRRIAEIVKKGERIADMFAGIGYFTIPAAVSGADIHAMEINPDSFLFLKRNIEKNRVEENVISECGDCRDLLKGEYDRAFMGHFESYSMLPDILSHMKRNSTLHVHSINDISAKISKECKIAGFKPDISLHRVKKYAPHKWHVVQDVVLL, from the coding sequence ATGCGCACGAGAGTTATGCCAAAAGAATGTTTGAAAAGCGTAACCAAAGAGGACTGGGTGGACATAAACAGGCGGCCTTATGTTAAGGGAGATACTGCATGGATTCCTGTAAAGGATGGCTTTTTTTTTGACTGCATACTGGATAAAAAAAAGGGCTACCTTGGGCGCGGTTATCATATGGCCGGTGATATCGCAATTTTTCATGGTGACGTTCCTGACAAGAAGGATTTGGATGAACTTATCCGCTGGGAAAACCCGTCGTGCATTCTTCATATCCACAGTTATGAGGGTGTCAGAAGAATTCCAAAGATAAATGTGCTTTATGGAAAACCCAAAGAAATTTGCTTAAAAGAGAACGGGTGTTTCTTTATCTTCGATCCGTCAAAAGTTATGTTTGCAATGGGAAACCGTGAGGAGAAGAGGCGGATTGCAGAAATTGTGAAAAAAGGGGAACGTATTGCAGATATGTTCGCCGGAATCGGATATTTTACAATTCCTGCCGCTGTTTCAGGAGCAGATATTCATGCAATGGAGATAAATCCGGATTCTTTTTTATTCCTTAAGAGAAACATTGAAAAAAACAGAGTTGAAGAGAATGTTATCTCTGAATGTGGAGACTGCAGGGATCTTTTGAAGGGGGAGTATGACAGGGCTTTTATGGGTCATTTTGAGTCATATTCTATGCTTCCGGATATTTTGTCACACATGAAAAGAAATTCAACTCTTCATGTCCATAGTATAAATGATATCTCTGCTAAAATATCAAAAGAATGTAAAATAGCAGGGTTTAAGCCGGATATTTCGTTACACAGAGTAAAAAAGTATGCACCTCATAAATGGCATGTTGTGCAGGATGTGGTTTTATTATGA
- a CDS encoding DEAD/DEAH box helicase, producing MMSAIELLDKQIRNLLKRRNFIELSDTQEETIPPIMRGSHTLCIAPTGTGKTESAMLPVFHNLLNIEGSGFKALYVTPLRSLNRDILGRLEWWANELSLTVGVRHGDTTQYERRKQTLKPPDLLITTPETLQAMFTGKKLREHLKNVRYVIIDEIHELAGNKRGAQLSVALERIREYSGEFQRIALSATVGNPDDVARYLCGERPYEIVNIPVAPLLLVDVKYAGESFPEQTKGVEKEINTKDSTLVFVNTRVTAEALGHQLYERGDVDVHHGSLSREVRIDAEEKFKRGDLKALICTSSMELGLDIGHIGQVIQFGSPREVSRLLQRIGRAGHRLDTVSRGRILATGFDDLLESLVIVRKGLSNECENLELIINAADVLANQISAIAVEYGEISTERLKSIIKRSACFSDCDELLPEVCRQMAEHRLIRIESDMIIRTGRSRNYLYSNLSMIHDEKKVKVFDIITRRYVGTLDESFVVGFIFTGAVFITKGQLWQVIAIEDKMIKVEPAHRASGELPSWEGEQIPVPFEVAREAGRLRRTRNFKGYKTDSQSVKFAKEFLSGMDNSKSPVPSDKLITIEHYDEGVIMNVCGGHKANEALGRVVSVLLAARFGTSVGIEVGAYRILFRLSREIKAYEVMEVLKSVDPALLRGILQLALKRTAIYKWKLVQIAKKFGAIDADADYERISINRLTELFDGTIIQKEAYRELFSLNMDVSSAEKIIKEIQSNHTEISIGPLSAIGKEGLSSSRDVIPPESVSQAVITALKKRLENDNIILFCMNCRKWKSKTTVSRVPDDIVCPKCGARLIAALKPYEEENIRLLSKKEKNAEERALEVRYLRNANIVLSSKKPAVTAFAARGVGPDTASRIIATFAKGDDFYREILKAERNYIKTHRFWQ from the coding sequence ATGATGAGTGCAATAGAACTTTTAGATAAACAAATACGAAACCTTCTAAAAAGAAGAAATTTCATAGAACTCTCCGACACTCAGGAAGAGACAATTCCTCCTATAATGCGTGGCAGTCACACATTATGTATTGCACCGACCGGCACAGGAAAAACTGAAAGCGCCATGCTTCCCGTATTTCACAATCTTTTGAATATCGAAGGGAGCGGATTTAAAGCTCTTTATGTAACACCTCTTCGATCTTTAAACCGCGATATACTAGGAAGGCTTGAATGGTGGGCAAATGAACTTTCTCTGACAGTCGGCGTCCGCCACGGAGATACAACCCAGTATGAGAGACGAAAACAAACTTTAAAGCCCCCCGATCTTTTAATTACAACTCCTGAGACTCTACAGGCGATGTTTACAGGAAAAAAATTAAGAGAGCATCTCAAAAATGTCAGATATGTAATAATTGATGAAATCCACGAACTTGCAGGAAACAAACGCGGAGCTCAGCTTTCTGTTGCACTTGAAAGAATTAGAGAATACTCAGGAGAATTTCAAAGAATTGCTCTTTCTGCAACAGTTGGAAACCCGGATGATGTTGCACGCTATCTCTGCGGAGAAAGACCATATGAAATTGTAAACATTCCTGTTGCACCTCTTCTTTTGGTAGATGTAAAATATGCCGGCGAATCTTTTCCTGAACAGACAAAGGGGGTAGAAAAAGAGATCAACACAAAAGACTCAACTCTTGTTTTTGTAAACACAAGAGTTACTGCAGAGGCACTTGGTCATCAGCTTTACGAGAGAGGTGATGTCGATGTTCATCACGGTTCACTTTCAAGAGAGGTCAGAATCGATGCAGAAGAAAAATTCAAACGCGGAGATTTAAAAGCACTTATCTGTACATCCTCAATGGAGCTTGGACTTGATATTGGCCATATAGGGCAGGTTATTCAGTTTGGCTCACCCCGTGAAGTCTCAAGACTTTTGCAAAGAATCGGAAGGGCCGGACACCGTTTAGATACAGTATCAAGGGGAAGAATCCTTGCAACCGGATTTGATGATCTACTGGAATCCCTTGTAATTGTCAGAAAAGGGCTTTCAAATGAATGTGAAAATCTCGAACTGATAATAAATGCCGCAGATGTTCTTGCAAACCAAATCTCTGCCATTGCTGTTGAATATGGAGAAATCAGCACTGAAAGGTTAAAATCAATTATAAAGAGATCAGCATGCTTTTCAGACTGTGATGAACTATTACCGGAGGTTTGTCGCCAGATGGCAGAGCACCGGCTTATCAGAATAGAATCAGACATGATAATCCGGACAGGAAGAAGCAGAAATTACCTGTACTCGAATCTCTCAATGATTCATGACGAAAAAAAAGTGAAAGTATTTGACATAATTACAAGGCGATATGTCGGAACACTAGATGAATCGTTCGTTGTCGGATTTATATTTACAGGCGCTGTTTTTATAACAAAAGGTCAGCTCTGGCAGGTAATTGCAATCGAAGACAAAATGATAAAAGTCGAACCTGCACACAGAGCAAGTGGCGAACTTCCATCATGGGAGGGCGAGCAGATACCTGTACCTTTTGAGGTTGCAAGAGAAGCAGGAAGACTTCGCCGTACGAGAAATTTTAAGGGTTATAAAACAGATTCACAATCAGTTAAATTTGCAAAAGAATTCCTTTCCGGGATGGATAATTCCAAATCGCCGGTCCCGTCAGACAAACTGATAACTATCGAACACTATGATGAAGGTGTTATTATGAATGTCTGCGGCGGCCATAAAGCAAACGAAGCTTTGGGAAGGGTTGTATCAGTACTTCTGGCGGCAAGATTCGGAACATCAGTTGGAATAGAAGTTGGTGCATACAGAATTTTATTCAGGCTTTCCCGTGAGATTAAAGCATACGAGGTAATGGAAGTTCTAAAATCAGTTGATCCGGCCCTTCTTCGCGGAATTTTACAGCTCGCACTCAAAAGGACTGCAATATACAAATGGAAACTGGTTCAGATTGCAAAAAAGTTTGGTGCTATTGATGCAGATGCAGATTACGAACGAATAAGCATTAACCGCCTTACAGAACTCTTTGATGGAACTATCATTCAAAAAGAAGCATACCGGGAGCTTTTCTCACTGAATATGGATGTGTCATCTGCGGAGAAAATAATTAAAGAAATTCAGTCGAATCATACAGAAATATCAATTGGTCCCTTAAGTGCGATTGGAAAAGAAGGTCTTTCTTCGTCACGTGATGTGATACCTCCGGAATCTGTTTCCCAGGCTGTCATTACAGCTCTAAAAAAACGCCTTGAAAACGATAATATAATTCTCTTCTGTATGAACTGTCGGAAATGGAAGAGCAAAACCACAGTCAGCAGAGTCCCTGATGACATCGTCTGTCCAAAGTGCGGTGCAAGACTTATTGCGGCACTTAAGCCATATGAGGAAGAAAATATAAGACTTTTGTCAAAAAAAGAAAAAAACGCTGAGGAAAGAGCACTGGAGGTTCGTTATCTTAGAAATGCAAACATTGTTCTTTCAAGCAAAAAGCCGGCAGTAACTGCCTTTGCCGCGAGAGGAGTCGGGCCGGACACTGCATCAAGAATTATTGCAACATTTGCAAAAGGTGATGATTTTTACAGAGAAATTTTAAAAGCCGAGAGAAATTATATCAAAACGCACCGCTTCTGGCAGTAA